One stretch of Novosphingobium pentaromativorans US6-1 DNA includes these proteins:
- a CDS encoding DUF6491 family protein, protein MKMSALLIPLGLLVAVPAMAEPAPTATAQHQGQASIPFADHGGVDDWRAGDSRTIYFRDSHRQWYRATLMSPAFDLPYVEHIGIDAGPTGTLDKFGAVVVKGQRYQITSFERVDAPPKKSGKGQHRIDAPKAKPAK, encoded by the coding sequence ATGAAGATGTCCGCATTGCTCATCCCGCTCGGTTTGCTTGTCGCGGTTCCGGCCATGGCCGAACCGGCGCCAACCGCGACCGCCCAGCACCAGGGCCAGGCCTCCATTCCCTTTGCCGACCACGGCGGTGTCGATGACTGGCGCGCGGGCGACAGCCGGACGATCTATTTTCGGGACAGTCACCGGCAATGGTATCGTGCCACGTTGATGTCGCCTGCTTTCGATCTGCCTTATGTAGAGCATATCGGCATCGATGCGGGTCCGACCGGCACGCTCGACAAGTTCGGCGCTGTTGTCGTCAAGGGGCAGCGCTATCAGATCACCTCGTTCGAGCGGGTCGACGCTCCGCCCAAGAAAAGTGGCAAGGGACAGCACCGGATCGACGCACCCAAGGCGAAGCCCGCAAAGTAG
- the truB gene encoding tRNA pseudouridine(55) synthase TruB, with translation MPHGWIILDKPHGLGSTQGVAAVKRNLREAGYGKKVKVGHGGTLDPLATGILPIAVGEATKLTGRMLDASKTYAFTVRFGEETTTLDLEGEVVSRSDVVPTRDLVAAVLPRFTGPIEQVPPAYSALKVDGERAYDLARAGQDVALKSRAVTIHALSLCDPEGEAANEATFLAHVSKGTYIRSLARDIARALGSCGTVTMLRRVKAGPFDLSHAISLDKLNEIGKGAPLEQILLPLEVGLDDIPAIDLGPEQARAVRQGRVLTGLPHEDGLHWAREGIVPVALMELSGGEARVVRGFNLSDVAE, from the coding sequence ATGCCGCACGGCTGGATCATTCTCGACAAGCCGCATGGGCTCGGCTCGACCCAGGGCGTGGCCGCCGTCAAGCGTAACTTGCGCGAGGCAGGCTATGGCAAGAAGGTCAAGGTCGGCCACGGCGGCACCCTCGATCCGCTGGCGACCGGCATCCTGCCGATCGCCGTTGGCGAGGCGACCAAGCTGACCGGGCGCATGCTCGACGCCAGCAAGACATATGCCTTCACCGTCCGCTTCGGTGAGGAGACCACGACGCTCGATCTCGAAGGCGAAGTCGTCTCGCGCAGCGATGTCGTGCCCACGCGCGATCTGGTGGCAGCGGTGCTGCCGCGCTTCACCGGCCCGATCGAGCAGGTGCCTCCGGCCTATTCGGCGCTGAAGGTCGACGGTGAGCGCGCCTATGACCTTGCCCGTGCCGGGCAGGACGTCGCGCTCAAGTCCCGTGCAGTGACGATCCATGCGCTGTCGCTGTGCGATCCCGAGGGCGAAGCGGCGAATGAGGCGACATTTCTGGCCCACGTATCCAAGGGGACCTACATCCGGTCGCTGGCGCGCGACATTGCCCGGGCTCTGGGTAGCTGCGGCACGGTGACCATGCTGCGCCGCGTCAAGGCCGGCCCGTTCGACCTGTCTCACGCGATTTCGCTGGACAAATTGAACGAAATCGGTAAGGGCGCCCCTCTTGAACAGATACTCTTGCCACTGGAGGTGGGGCTGGACGACATCCCGGCCATCGACCTCGGTCCGGAGCAGGCAAGGGCGGTCCGACAGGGCCGCGTTCTGACCGGGCTGCCCCATGAAGACGGGCTGCATTGGGCGCGAGAAGGAATTGTTCCGGTCGCGTTGATGGAGCTTTCGGGCGGTGAAGCCCGCGTCGTCAGGGGGTTCAATCTTTCGGATGTCGCGGAGTAG
- a CDS encoding site-2 protease family protein, translating into MNDTLLQAAALIIPLIFAIVFHEVAHGWTARALGDPTAYEQRRLSLNPFRHVDPIGTVVLPGFLALTGMPIFGWAKPVPVNHHRLRDPRKGMMAVAAAGPGTNLVLAAVGAVMLGLLVRFAGAELGPVERFAAMNFNNFILINVFLALFNLLPIPPFDGSHIVEGALPRHAARVYARMRPYGLPLLFLVLLVIPYLFPDWGIVRRLVLPPVIWASDHYYALAAAVAGG; encoded by the coding sequence ATGAACGATACACTGCTGCAGGCCGCAGCGCTCATCATCCCCCTCATTTTCGCCATCGTGTTCCACGAAGTGGCGCATGGCTGGACCGCGAGGGCGCTGGGCGATCCGACGGCCTATGAGCAGCGCCGCCTCAGCCTGAACCCGTTCCGCCACGTCGATCCGATCGGCACGGTCGTTCTGCCGGGCTTTCTTGCGCTTACCGGCATGCCGATATTCGGTTGGGCCAAGCCGGTGCCGGTCAACCACCACCGCCTGCGCGATCCGCGCAAGGGAATGATGGCCGTGGCTGCGGCAGGGCCGGGAACCAATCTCGTGCTCGCCGCGGTGGGCGCAGTCATGTTGGGCCTGCTGGTGCGTTTCGCCGGAGCGGAGCTGGGACCGGTCGAGAGGTTCGCGGCGATGAACTTCAACAACTTCATCCTGATCAACGTCTTCCTGGCGCTGTTCAACCTGCTGCCGATCCCGCCATTCGACGGTTCGCACATCGTCGAGGGCGCGCTGCCGCGCCATGCGGCGCGGGTCTATGCGCGGATGCGCCCCTACGGACTGCCGCTGCTGTTTCTTGTCCTGCTGGTGATCCCCTACCTGTTCCCGGACTGGGGCATTGTGCGCCGGCTGGTGCTGCCGCCGGTGATCTGGGCCAGCGATCACTACTATGCCCTGGCCGCAGCTGTCGCGGGAGGCTGA